The Synechococcus sp. RS9909 genomic interval TGTCGGAGCCCAGCTCGGCAGCCATCCGCTCCAGATCGGCCTGCGAGTGCCCCAGTCCCCAGAGCGTGTTCAGGGCCACGAGGGTGGCCGCTCCATCACTGGAACCACCGGCCAAGCCCGCACCGATGGGAATCCGCTTGCGCAGATGAAGGCGTGCCCCCAGCTCGGCAAAGCCTGAGCGTTGTCGCAGCAGCTCAGCGGCGCGAAGGATCAGGTTGTCGGCACCGCAACTGAGCTCAGGCCGATCGCAGCTGAGCTGGAGTGAGGCATCGGCGGTGTTCTCGCAGAGCAGTTCATCGGCCAGGTCGATGCTCTGCATCACCATCGCCAGTTCATGAAAACCGTCGGGTCGCAACCCGAGCACCTCCAGATGGAGATTGATCTTGGCGGGAGCGCTGACGCGAACCGTGGCCGTCATGGCATCGATGCGGCGGGATCGGCCTGATTCAAGCCCCTGGCCAGCGCCACCCAGGCCGCCGGTGCGATCTCCTGAGGCCGTTGCTGAAGATCGATCCCCGCCGCACCCGCCAGGGCCTGCAACTGATCCGGCGCCGCGAGAGGAGCCAGGGTGTTGCGCAGCATCTTGCGGCGAGCCAGAAACGCCATGCGCAGCAAGCGCTCAACGTCACGGGCCAGCTCGACCGGCAAGCGCTGGTCCGCAGGCAAAGGGTCGAGTCGCACCACTTCCGACTGCACCTTCGGCGGCGGCTGAAAACAGCGCGGCGGCACAGGGCAGACGCTGCTGCAGTACGCCAGCAACTGCATGCGCACGCTCAACGCACTGAAACTGCTCTGCCCGGGGCGGGCACGGATCCGCTCGGCCACCTCCTTCTGCACGAGCAGCACCAGCGACTGATAGGGCGGATCCACCGGCCGGTCCAGCCGTCCGACCAGGCGCTCCAG includes:
- the rsmA gene encoding 16S rRNA (adenine(1518)-N(6)/adenine(1519)-N(6))-dimethyltransferase RsmA, with amino-acid sequence MTFSGHTARKRFGQHWLRDDQVLERILQAADLQAGDRVLEVGPGRGALTERLLASPVASVHAVELDRDLVVGLRQRFAAEPRFSLQEGDVLAVALEGPGGCRATKVVANIPYNITGPLLERLVGRLDRPVDPPYQSLVLLVQKEVAERIRARPGQSSFSALSVRMQLLAYCSSVCPVPPRCFQPPPKVQSEVVRLDPLPADQRLPVELARDVERLLRMAFLARRKMLRNTLAPLAAPDQLQALAGAAGIDLQQRPQEIAPAAWVALARGLNQADPAASMP